The Caulifigura coniformis genome includes a region encoding these proteins:
- the dnaX gene encoding DNA polymerase III subunit gamma/tau, whose protein sequence is MARRFRPQTFEDVVGQEQIAHALRNSIRSGRVAHAYLFTGARGVGKTSSARIFAKALNCPAAVDGVPCNQCEICRGISAGTDVDVLEIDGASNRGIDDIRQLRSNVNVKSMRSPYKVYIIDEVHMLTKEAFNALLKTLEEPPPNVKFIFCTTEPNKVPDTILSRCQRFDFGVIATPQIAQRLTEIANQEGIRVDEEAVNLVARRAAGSMRDSQSLFDQLLAFGADHITVEDVHRLLGTAPDDRLFELFEAVAGEDRAAVLEHLDRSLSEGCQLGSLAEQFLSFLRDLMVTAAGAGGVALMSVSESNRERVQKLSSQLGLRRVGASLQILADCRGRMQRTTYGRPLLELALVRMTLLGELSEISVLLESGAAPAAGGNSAPPRPAPLRQMVASPPPAHPADVKKNALSEAASFSRPDTPRAETPPASVVNSAPTRALAEMTQEDGWGDVLQRLPEQMASHVRKSSERAILGPNGLAVLFGSNYFLSKSYCERPETVSRLAAAVSEVCGTQVTIEIRAATPAKPVSVATQTTRNTSSRRPTSSTQNDPFVQQAIALFGGSVAEVRELLGQTSGSGDPGG, encoded by the coding sequence ATGGCGAGGCGTTTCCGTCCGCAGACGTTTGAAGACGTCGTCGGCCAGGAGCAGATCGCCCACGCGCTGCGGAACTCGATCCGCTCGGGACGCGTCGCACATGCCTACCTGTTCACCGGGGCCCGCGGGGTGGGGAAAACCTCGTCGGCACGCATCTTTGCGAAGGCCCTGAACTGCCCTGCTGCGGTGGACGGAGTTCCTTGTAACCAGTGCGAGATCTGCCGGGGCATCTCCGCAGGGACGGATGTCGACGTTCTCGAAATCGACGGCGCCTCGAATCGCGGCATCGACGACATCCGTCAGTTGCGGTCGAACGTGAACGTGAAGTCGATGAGATCGCCCTACAAGGTGTACATCATCGACGAAGTCCACATGCTGACGAAGGAGGCCTTCAACGCCCTCCTGAAGACGCTCGAGGAACCTCCGCCGAACGTCAAGTTCATCTTCTGCACGACCGAGCCGAACAAAGTTCCGGATACGATCCTTTCTCGCTGCCAGCGATTCGACTTCGGCGTGATCGCCACGCCCCAGATTGCGCAGCGGCTGACGGAAATTGCGAATCAGGAAGGGATTCGAGTCGATGAAGAGGCGGTCAATCTCGTGGCGCGGCGGGCCGCGGGGTCGATGCGCGACAGCCAGTCGCTGTTCGACCAGCTGCTGGCGTTCGGGGCGGATCACATTACGGTCGAGGACGTCCACCGGTTGCTCGGAACGGCTCCGGACGACCGGCTGTTCGAACTGTTCGAGGCGGTCGCCGGCGAGGACCGGGCGGCCGTCCTGGAGCATCTTGACCGCTCGCTCTCAGAAGGGTGTCAGCTCGGAAGTCTGGCGGAACAGTTCCTCAGCTTCCTGCGCGACCTGATGGTGACTGCCGCCGGGGCCGGTGGGGTGGCACTGATGTCGGTTTCGGAGTCGAATCGGGAGCGTGTTCAGAAGCTCTCTTCCCAGCTCGGTTTACGGAGAGTCGGCGCCAGCCTTCAGATTCTGGCGGACTGTCGTGGACGCATGCAGCGAACGACGTATGGCCGTCCGCTGCTGGAGCTTGCGCTCGTCCGAATGACGCTTCTGGGGGAACTGAGCGAAATCAGCGTGCTGCTGGAATCGGGAGCGGCTCCGGCCGCCGGGGGGAACAGTGCACCTCCCCGCCCTGCTCCGCTGCGTCAGATGGTCGCCTCGCCGCCACCGGCACACCCAGCTGACGTAAAAAAAAACGCGCTGAGTGAGGCTGCTTCCTTCAGTCGGCCCGACACGCCGCGGGCGGAGACACCGCCTGCGTCCGTTGTAAACAGTGCTCCGACAAGGGCTTTAGCGGAGATGACGCAAGAGGATGGTTGGGGCGACGTGCTGCAACGTCTGCCCGAACAGATGGCCTCGCACGTTAGAAAATCGTCTGAACGTGCAATTCTTGGGCCAAATGGTCTGGCAGTCCTGTTTGGATCGAATTACTTTTTGAGTAAGTCGTACTGCGAACGACCGGAAACCGTCAGCCGCCTGGCTGCGGCGGTTTCGGAGGTTTGCGGGACGCAGGTGACAATCGAAATTCGAGCGGCGACCCCGGCGAAGCCGGTTTCCGTCGCAACTCAAACAACTAGAAATACTTCCAGTCGTCGACCAACATCGTCGACCCAGAACGACCCTTTTGTTCAGCAGGCCATTGCCCTGTTCGGCGGCTCCGTCGCCGAGGTCAGGGAACTCCTTGGCCAGACGTCCGGATCTGGTGATCCGGGAGGTTGA
- a CDS encoding YbaB/EbfC family nucleoid-associated protein: protein MDSLEMFKQIANVAQLMKQAQAMQGRVHEIKAQLENLRVTGTSTDGMVEVDAAGDQRIVAVRIRPEALIAGAAALEQQVAFATNEALDRAKLAAAELMQSATGDLSGLGDLFPQLGSPR from the coding sequence ATGGATTCCCTCGAAATGTTCAAACAGATCGCTAACGTCGCCCAACTGATGAAGCAGGCTCAGGCCATGCAGGGGCGGGTCCACGAGATCAAGGCCCAACTCGAAAACCTGCGTGTGACCGGGACTTCCACGGACGGGATGGTGGAAGTCGATGCCGCAGGGGATCAGCGGATCGTCGCCGTCCGAATTCGGCCTGAGGCTCTCATTGCCGGCGCCGCAGCGCTGGAGCAGCAGGTCGCGTTCGCAACGAACGAGGCCCTCGACCGGGCGAAGCTGGCGGCCGCAGAGTTGATGCAGTCGGCGACGGGCGACCTTTCCGGCCTGGGAGACCTCTTTCCCCAGCTCGGCTCGCCGCGGTAA
- the recR gene encoding recombination mediator RecR, which yields MARREFHPEDHPFGVSVGRLVNRLAALPGVGRKSAERLANHLVSCSAAEALELANAIKDVKDRVKRCQKCFNLTDSELCPICRDPRRDQTVVCVVEQPKDVTSLEAAGVFTGTYHVLGGRIAPLEGIHPGDLTIEALLKRIRDDNVKELVMATNPTLEGDGTALFISNRLEGQPVNVTRLARGIATGSVLEFANREMLADALRGRQAF from the coding sequence ATGGCCCGGAGAGAGTTCCATCCAGAAGATCACCCTTTCGGTGTCTCAGTGGGGCGTCTGGTCAATCGACTGGCCGCCCTTCCGGGGGTGGGTCGCAAATCGGCCGAGCGCCTCGCGAACCACCTGGTGAGCTGTTCCGCCGCCGAGGCCCTGGAGCTGGCGAATGCGATCAAGGACGTGAAGGACCGGGTGAAGCGCTGCCAGAAGTGCTTCAACCTGACCGATTCGGAGCTGTGTCCGATCTGTCGAGATCCGCGTCGCGACCAGACGGTGGTGTGTGTTGTGGAACAACCGAAGGACGTGACGTCGCTGGAGGCCGCGGGGGTCTTTACGGGAACGTACCACGTCCTGGGAGGGCGGATTGCTCCTTTGGAAGGGATCCATCCGGGAGACCTGACCATCGAAGCGCTCCTGAAACGCATCCGGGATGACAACGTCAAGGAACTGGTGATGGCAACGAATCCGACCCTCGAAGGAGACGGCACTGCCCTGTTCATTTCGAATCGCCTGGAAGGGCAGCCCGTCAATGTGACCCGGCTGGCGCGGGGGATTGCGACCGGCAGCGTGCTGGAATTCGCGAACCGTGAGATGCTGGCGGACGCGCTCCGTGGGAGGCAGGCCTTCTAA